Proteins from a single region of Oryza brachyantha chromosome 6, ObraRS2, whole genome shotgun sequence:
- the LOC102708626 gene encoding probable potassium transporter 13, which yields MDVEGGGDGAPPRRWSSWGWQKGTLLLAYQSFGVVYGDLCISPVYVYKNTFSGKLRLHEEDEEILGVLSLVFWSLTLIPLFKYIILVLGADDNGEGGTFALYSLLCRNSKMGLLNNMHANHGSLSAYNKEEPCKESRNSMLIKNFFEKHYSLRVMLLLFVLMGTSMVIGDGVLTPTMSVLAAVSGLRIKFPELHENYTVLLACVVLIGLFALQHYGTRRVGFLFAPILLSWLTCIGGIGIYNIIKWNPSVIRALSPYYIYNFFRKAGKDGWSSLGGIVLCLTGAEAMFADLGHFSKLSLRLGFTIVVYPCLVLAYMGEAAYLSKHREDLQSSFYKALPDRVFWPVLFIATLATAVGSQAIISATFSIISQCRALGCFPRIKVVHTSSHVHGQIYIPEVNWVLMCLCLAVTIGFRDTEMIGNAYGLAVILVMSATTCLMFLVITTVWNRSVVWAAFFTVGFGSMELLYLSACLAKVPHGGWLPLLLSLVTLLVMSTWHYGTAKKQQYEVQNKVCLDHFLGLSSGIGLVRVPGVGFVYSSTTNGVPPMFAHFVTNFPAFHRVLIFVSLQTLTVPKVSREERFLVGRIGPPANRLFRCIVRYGYKEGRWDHFNFENQLLMKVVEFLRHQGGSGRSTSGENEMSVIPASSSSAGSLQHAAATPSSCEIDAGSGSGGAFCRRKVRFDDGEEEEEDPGPPEWGKAEVKELMQEKEAGVSYMIGHTCVFAHESSSAVKKFAINVVYGFLRRNSRRPAVVLGIPHTSLIEVGMAYRV from the exons ATGGATGTGgagggtggtggtgatggtgcGCCGCCCAGGCGGTGGAGTTCTTGG GGATGGCAGAAAGGAACACTTCTACTGGCATACCAGAGCTTTGGAGTTGTGTATGGTGATCTCTGCATCTCACCTGTGTACGTGTACAAGAACACCTTCTCTGGAAAGTTGCGTCTTCatgaggaggatgaggagatCCTTGGGGTTCTATCTCTGGTCTTCTGGAGCCTTACTCTTATACCTCTCTTCAAGTACATCATCCTTGTTCTAGGAGCAGATGACAATGGAGAAG GTGGAACATTTGCTTTGTACTCATTGTTGTGTAGGAACTCCAAGATGGGCCTTCTGAACAACATGCATGCTAACCATGGTTCTCTATCAGCATACAACAAGGAGGAACCTTGTAAGGAATCGAGGAACAGCATGCTCATCAAGAATTTCTTTGAGAAGCATTATTCGCTACGCGTTATGCTGTTGCTGTTTGTTCTGATGGGTACTAGCATGGTTATTGGAGATGGCGTCTTGACCCCAACAATGTCAG TGTTGGCAGCAGTTTCTGGGCTCAGAATTAAGTTTCCAGAACTACATGAAA ATTACACTGTGCTCCTTGCTTGTGTCGTTTTAATTGGGCTTTTTGCATTGCAACACTATGGAACACGCCGTGTCGGATTCCTATTTGCTCCAATCTTGCTTTCCTGGCTCACTTGCATTGGTGGGATTGGCATATATAACATCATAAAGTGGAACCCTAGTGTCATCCGTGCTCTGTCCCCGTATTACATATACAACTTCTTCAGGAAGGCTGGCAAGGATGGCTGGAGCTCACTAGGAGGGATTGTTCTTTGCCTGACAg GTGCTGAAGCAATGTTTGCTGACCTAGGTCATTTCTCAAAGCTTTCACTGAGG CTTGGATTCACAATTGTTGTATATCCTTGCTTGGTTCTGGCTTACATGGGTGAGGCTGCCTATCTGTCCAAACATAGGGAGGATCTCCAAAGTAGCTTTTACAAAGCTCTTCCAG ACCGTGTGTTCTGGCCAGTGCTGTTCATTGCAACGTTGGCCACAGCCGTTGGGAGCCAGGCGATCATCTCGGCTACATTTTCCATCATAAGCCAGTGTAGAGCTCTGGGTTGTTTCCCGCGCATAAAGGTGGTGCACACGTCGAGCCATGTCCATGGGCAGATCTACATCCCGGAGGTGAACTGGGTGCTCATGTGCCTCTGCCTGGCCGTCACTATTGGATTCCGGGACACCGAGATGATTGGGAATGCCTACG GACTCGCCGTGATATTGGTGATGTCTGCAACGACATGCCTCATGTTCCTGGTGATCACGACGGTGTGGAACCGGTCAGTGGTGTGGGCGGCGTTCTTCACCGTCGGCTTCGGCTCCATGGAGCTCCTCTACCTGTCGGCGTGCCTCGCCAAGGTCCCCCATGGCGGGTGGCTGCCGCTCCTCCTGTCCCTCGTCACGCTGCTGGTGATGTCCACGTGGCACTACGGCACGGCCAAGAAGCAGCAGTACGAGGTGCAGAACAAGGTCTGCCTGGACCACTTCCTCGGCCTCAGCTCCGGCATCGGCCTCGTCCGCGTCCCCGGCGTCGGCTTCGTCTACTCCAGCACCACCAACGGCGTGCCCCCCATGTTCGCGCACTTCGTCACCAACTTCCCGGCGTTCCACCGGGTGCTCATCTTCGTCTCGCTGCAGACGCTCACCGTGCCCAAGGTCTCGCGGGAGGAGCGGTTCTTGGTCGGGAGGATCGGCCCGCCGGCGAACCGGCTGTTCCGGTGCATCGTGCGCTACGGGTACAAGGAGGGCAGGTGGGACCACTTCAACTTCGAGAACCAGCTGCTGATGAAGGTCGTCGAGTTCCTCCGCCACCAGGGCGGCTCCGGCCGCTCCACCTCCGGCGAGAACGAGATGTCGGTCATcccggcgtcgtcgtcctccgccggcagcctgcagcacgccgccgccacgccgagCTCGTGCGAGAtcgacgccggcagcggcagcggcggcgccttcTGCAGGAGGAAGGTACGgttcgacgacggcgaggaggaggaggaggatcctGGCCCGCCGGAGTGGGGGAAGGCGGAGGTGAAGGAGCTGATGCAGGAGAAGGAGGCCGGCGTGTCGTACATGATCGGGCACACGTGCGTGTTCGCGCAcgagtcgtcgtcggcggtCAAGAAGTTCGCCATCAACGTGGTGTACGGCTTCCTCCGGCGGAactcgcggcggccggcggtggtgcTCGGCATCCCCCACACCTCCCTCATCGAGGTCGGCATGGCGTACAGGGTATAG
- the LOC121054763 gene encoding auxin-responsive protein SAUR71-like has translation MKRLLRRLSRVAAADACAAAAAGYQPLRPEGAVAAPKMSASSASCAGARRLGCGARVPEGHVPVCVGEEGGPVERYAVRTDLLGQPAFAALLRRAAQEYGYGHPGALRIPCTVADFRHLLLHIASAADHHSDDDDDGVLAY, from the coding sequence ATGAAGCGTCTCCTCAGGCGCCTCTCCCGCGTGGCCGCGGCCgacgcctgcgccgccgccgccgccgggtacCAGCCCCTCCGGCCGgagggggcggtggcggcgccgaagATGtccgcgtcgtcggcgtcctgcgccggcgcgaggcggctgGGCTGCGGCGCGCGGGTGCCGGAGGGGCACGTGCCGGTgtgcgtcggcgaggagggcggGCCCGTGGAGCGCTACGCGGTGCGGACGGACCTTCTCGGCCAGCCGGCGTTCGCGGCGCTGCTCCGCCGTGCCGCCCAGGAGTACGGCTACGGCCACCCGGGAGCCCTCCGCATCCCCTGCACCGTCGCCGACttccgccacctcctcctccacatcgcctccgccgccgaccaccactccgacgacgacgacgacggcgtcctcGCCTACTAG